In a single window of the Streptomyces cinnabarinus genome:
- a CDS encoding CBS domain-containing protein, which yields MRHNKVGSVMTTEVVRAEYGTPFKEVARLLGEHRISGLPVVDQDEQVIGVISETDLLVRQAETPDPYEPRKRPWFAGLTRQGRSRAAKARARTAGGLMTEPPITVHADDTIVEAARTMAQHRVERLPVLDEENRLVGIVTRRDLLKVFLRPDGEIRAEVIDEVLVRTLWLTPRAVDVAVTEGVVTLSGQLERKSETEIAVSMTRQTDGVVAVVDRLTHRLDDSRLQPDEQALHGVADDWLRRL from the coding sequence ATGAGGCACAACAAGGTCGGCTCCGTCATGACCACGGAGGTCGTCCGCGCCGAGTACGGCACGCCGTTCAAGGAAGTGGCCCGGCTGCTCGGTGAGCACCGCATCAGCGGACTGCCGGTGGTGGACCAGGACGAACAGGTCATCGGCGTCATCTCCGAGACCGACCTGCTCGTCCGGCAGGCCGAGACGCCCGACCCCTACGAGCCGCGGAAGCGTCCGTGGTTCGCGGGCCTGACCCGGCAGGGCCGGTCCCGGGCCGCCAAGGCCAGGGCCCGCACCGCCGGCGGGCTGATGACCGAACCGCCGATCACCGTGCACGCCGACGACACCATCGTCGAGGCCGCCCGGACCATGGCCCAGCACCGTGTGGAGCGGCTGCCCGTCCTCGACGAGGAGAACCGGCTCGTCGGCATCGTCACCCGCCGCGACCTGCTGAAGGTCTTTCTGCGGCCGGACGGGGAAATCCGCGCCGAGGTCATCGACGAGGTGCTGGTGCGGACCCTGTGGCTCACCCCGCGCGCCGTGGACGTCGCGGTCACCGAGGGCGTGGTCACGCTCTCCGGGCAGTTGGAACGCAAGAGCGAGACGGAGATCGCCGTCTCGATGACCCGTCAGACGGACGGCGTGGTCGCCGTCGTCGACCGGCTCACCCACCGGCTGGACGACTCCCGGCTCCAGCCCGACGAGCAGGCCCTGCACGGCGTCGCCGACGACTGGCTGCGCAGGCTGTAA